Within Eschrichtius robustus isolate mEscRob2 chromosome X, mEscRob2.pri, whole genome shotgun sequence, the genomic segment ATTCTGgaatattttcttagttttatagttacatttttatattaacatGTAACGCCAGAATACTAAGTAGGAGTTTGTGGCTTACCGACCTTGTTTCAGATCTGCAAAGAAAAGTGCTGGGCAGTTGGTTAAGTGTTTGGGGTGAGGTGATTAGCTCCCTCTAAAACagcttgtattctgcaaccttgctaaactcactagTTGATAGTAATAGCTCTTTTTATAAATCCCATGGGCCTTTCTCCATATACAATCATTCTGTCTGTAAACAAAGGcacatttacttcttcctttccaatcgaTGCATTTTAACTGATTTCTGTCGTAATGGTTTGGAttgtcctgcttctttgcatgcccgGTAAATTTAGATTGGATGCTAGGCATTATAAGATTTCCCTTGGGTGCTGGATGTTTTTCTGTTCCTAAActtattcttgagctttgttctgggatcCTATTAAGTTCCTTGGAAACAGTTTGAACCTCTTGAGTCTTACTTTTTTAAGATTCGCTTTGTGGGACCAGAGCAGAGCTCAGTGTAGGATTAATTTAATTAACTGAAATCTTCAGTGTTCGAGAAGGCTATAGTTAGAAACAAGGACTCTTACACACTATCAGAGTGGTGGTAAAATCTATCTGGACATTTGATTGGCATTTCCTATTAAATATTAAGATATGCATATCCTTTGACCCACCTTTGGGAATCTATCACAGAAAAACTCTTGTGTACGTGCACAAGGCAGAATTGACCGCAGTGTTAATTACAGCGTTGTTTGTCCTTGTGAAAAATTGGTAGAATGTACATCGACGGGGGAAACGTTCAGTAAATCACGGTAAGCCCGTCCTGGTGGAGTAACATACGGCAGTCAGAGCAAAGTAGGTAGCTGGGAACTAATATGGAAAGAGATGAAAGCAAATTGCAGAATTCTGGGGGTGGCATATTCCTGTTTTTCAAAACACTCTGACCATATGAACATGTGGGGAAAGGCAGAGTCACCACCTGGAAGGAGCCACCCCTGCTGTCAATGTCATCCATCACTGGGCATTAGGGAAGAAACCTTTCACTATTTAGATTTTAGACTTCCATGTTGTTTAAATATTGTCATAAGGAATTATtagttttgaaatgtttttcctttggaaaataatagtctgctccattttttccctttaaaaccaCTTACTTACAAACTTTAATTCAGCAAAGGTCTGTGTGGGAGGATTAGGAAGAGGACAGCCCGCTGAAGTGGATGTGGAACCCCAGAGTCAGGGGATGGAAGCTGATGGGAGGGCCAGTAGCAGGGCACGTGCTCTATTACGAGAAGAATCTTTCCTAGTCttgctttttagaaaaataaccatTAGAAATGGATTTTGAATTTGATGAAAAGTCTGCACCACTGTAGAGGACATCTATGGGTTTTGTCACCCAGCATCCGTTTCCCTTCTCTTGGTACTGGTATCCTCATGTCACCCTAGAAAatctcccctttctttttctctcggCCATTATGGTTCTGATAGAGTTGACTTCACCTCTGATTCCAGGGGTGGGCATGTGGCTCAGGCCTAGCCAATCGGAGCACTGCTTTCCCCCTCCATGGAGCTTGCCTTCCTTGCAGTGTGGTGACCTCAGGGCCGTCCTTCTTGTCACACATAGCTCAGGGATCCCAGAGCACACAGTCCGAGGAACAATCCAGAAGCTGCACTGCCATCTATGACTCAGCCTTGGAGGTCATACTGCATCATTTTTGCTGCACGCCATTGGAGCAGTCACAAGCCAGTCCAGATTCAAGTTTCGGGGACACAGACCCCACCCCTCAAGAGGTGGCTGAAAAGCCCATCTCGTAGCAGAGCACGTGGGACGGACTACCGTTGCGTCCATCACTGGAAAAGGCTCCCAGCCACACAGTTGTGACTGTTGTCATGTGCACGTGCCGGGAAAGGGGAGTGAATCCATTCTCTTCACGTGCATGAGGAATGTCCTTTGTGAAGGCAGCAGGGAAGTCTGTGGTCTGGGAAGTGTGTTGACACTCCATGATCCGCGCAGGAGTTTGAGGGGCCCCCAGCTCTTACTCAACCCGTGCGTTTACTGCCACCTGGTGACGGGAGCCGCCCATGGCAGATTTTGTTCTCTTGAGCAGGGACAGGAACAAATcattcccccagaagcagaaggtGAGAATGCCGTCACTTCCCTGAGGGCGTTCCTCAGCTAGAAAACGGGGGATTATGACGGCGTCTCCAGCACAGGGTGTGTTGGACGTTGAATCATTACATGTGCTCACTCAAAACAGTGCCTGCTCAGCACACAACAAAACGCTGCATTACTTGTGATGcagtaaagtttaaaatttttagaaagccACATGGAGTGAATGGAAAAGTAAGTGCTCATGCAGACagctgtcccccccccccccgtggccTGGCACACGAGGGTCACTCAGGGAGGAGTGGCCGAGTGAGCAGGTGAACGTGAGGACAGCAGAAATTCGGGGCCGAGCTGGACACCTGATGCATCTGTCTCCTGGACAGTCCCCTCCCACCTGAAGGCTAGGAGAAGACAAGGCATCTTTGTCTTGCTGTCACCAAGACCAGACCCTTCTCCAGCTGAAGAGGTGCCTCAAGGCCCCCTTCATGTCCTTGTTCCTCAGACTGTAAATGAAGGGGTTGAGCATGGGAGCCACCACCGCATACAGCACCATGGCCACTGAGTCCTCGGCTGTGTAGGAGGACGAGGGTCGCAGGTACACCCTGAATAGGGTCCTGTAGAACAATGCCACCACAGCGAGGTGGGGATCTCAAGTGGAGAAGGCTTTCAGCTTGCCCTGGGAAGACCGACATCTCAGGATGGCTGAGAGAATGCGAAGGTAGGAGATAGAGATAAAGAGGAAGGGAGTGACGAAAAGAAAGCTCCCCATGGTGTAAACCACCAACTCACTGATGTGGATATCTGAGCTTTAGCAACGCATAGAGCTCGCAGAAGATGTGGTGAATTCTGACACTTGCACAGAATGACAGTGTATTCATGAGGAGGGTGTGGATCAAGGGATAGATGTTTGTGACTGTCAGAGCCACACACACCGATGTGATGCAGAATTTGGGGCTCATGGTTGTGGTATAGTGGAGAGGGTGACCTATGGCTAAAAATCTGTCATAGACCATCACTGCCAAGAGGACATTGTCCAGCTCTAGAAACAAAATTGTGAAACACATCTGCGTGAGGCATGCTGCATAGGGGATGGCTTGGCTCTGGGTTTGGATGTTCAGCAGCATCTTCGGTACAGTGACGGAGGTGAAGCAGGTGTCAACGCAGGACAGAGTGGCTATGAAGAAGTACATGGGGGTGTGGAGGCTGGAGGCGGAGCTGATGACCAGAGCGAAGAGCAGGTTCCCCGCCACAGCGACCAGGTACCTGGACAGGAacagacagaagaggaggggCTGATGCTCAGGCACCTCGGACAGTCCCAGGAGGAGGGATTCCGAGGTGACGGTTAGGTTGCCTCTCACCATGGCTTCTGGTTTCTGCCGATATGCATTGGAAACACATCCCTCAACAAGGCCAGAGGCAATCCGGGGAAACATGCACTGCAACCTTCCTCAGTGGCTAAAACTGTACTTGTGACATCTGGGGAAGGAACTCCGGCCTGGGGCAGTAAGGACAAGACTTACTCGTGGGGCTGTCTGGTCACCACAGAATGCAGGAGGGGCGAGCTGAGGCTCTCCTTGTGGCTTACCTCGGTCGGGCACTCCTCCTGCTTCCCTAGCAGGAAAGAAGAGCCAGGCAGGGAAGAAGACAGGGAGACCTGAACGCAAGGcctggtttgggaagagtggCTGGAAACAGCAAGGGCAGTTGAGTTGTCACAGTGAGTGCATCCGTTGGACCCCTGAGGGCCTTTTCGTTTTATCCAGGTAAGTGTCTGGGCGATGATCACTAGGAACAATTCTgtttgtgtgtgcacgtgtgagtgtgtgcatgtgtgtgtgtgtgtatgtgtgtgtccttAGACATATCTACTTCACAGACATgtacatagacatatatattcatatgtatatattcacagAAAGATTCATGAAATGATGTTCACCAAAACGCTAACCAACGGTGGTTACCTCTGGGGTGTGAGATCTTGTATCTTTGTTTCAATGATAAACAAGTATCAGTTTCCCAAACTATACTCCTTGGATGTTATCAGGTCTTTCAAGAGGTGTCTGTGATAGACTAGGTTTGAGGCACAAGCACAATTAGGGGCTCAAGGCTCATGAGGCCTTGTCATACATAAAGGCATGTCTAAGAAGTTATGCCCTTGTGTCTTTGTCTCTCCTTCTCAAGTCCATGTCATGGAATCCACAAAGGCTAAATGCTCATGTGGTATGATTCCACTAGATAGACAGATCTTCACTCATAAATCTAAAATCCGGATGAGCTGGAAAACCGagtaaaatctgattttaaaatattgactcaAGAACAGGCAGATGATGAGTCTGCACATCCAAAAAGTTCAATGAATCCCAAATAGGATAAAAACAAAAGATCCACACCAAgtcacattataatcaaactgtcaaaagacaaagacaaagagagaatcttgaaagcagcaaaacAAGAGCAACTTCTTATGTACAAAGGGATCCTCATAAGACTGACAATTTCTCATCAAAATCCATGGAGAGCAGAAGGCAATGGGGGTGACATATTTaaagttctgaaagaaaaaagaactgtcaaccacGAACTCTACATCTGGAAAAACTTTCCTCCAAAAACgaagaagaaattaagacatttcctGATAAATTAAATCCGAGAGAATTCATTGCTAGTAGATGAACCCTACAAGCAGTGCTAAAGGGAGTATTtcagctgaaatgaaaggacaccaGACAATAACTCGAAGTCATACAAAGACATAAAGAACATCAGTAAAAGTAAATACATAGGTAAACATAAAAGTCAATATTAATGTATTTTGGTTTTTAACTTCTCTCTTTTCAtatatgattaaaaacaaaagcataaaacaataattataaaacagTGCTAATGGGCACACCGCATAGaaagatgtaaattgtgacaaTAACAATACAAAGGGGAgtggtggagggacttccctggtgctccagtggttaagactccttgctcctaatgcagggggcccaggttcgatccctggttgggcaactagatcccacatgcatgccgcaactaagagttcacgtgccgcaacaaaaaaaaggaggggggagagGTGGAGCTGTATAGGAGCAGACTTTTTGTATACTATTGAAGCAAAGTTGGCATTAATTCAAACTAGATTGTTATAAGTAAAAGGTATTCATTGCAATCCCCGGGGAAACCACTAAAAAATATGCAGTGAAATAAATGAGAAGGGAATCAAGATGGTAGGTATCTAGAAAATATCAATCTAACCCAAATTTGGTAGTAATGGAGGAACTGAGggataaaaaagatataaaacataCGCAGGGGGAAAAGCAAAATGGCGAAAGGAAGCTCTtatcaataactactttaaatgtaagtggatcaTGTGCTCCAAATAAAATCAGAGATTGGCAAAATGGATCTAAAAGCCATAACCCAACTACACACTGtgtacaagagactcactttagagcCAAAggcacaaataggttgaaagttaagggacgagggcttccctggtggcgcagtggtggagaatccgcctgccaatgcaggggacatgggttcgagccctggtctgggaagatctcacatgccgtggagcaactaagctcgtgcaccacgactactgagcccgcgtgctgcaactactgaagcccacatgcctagagcacgtgctctgcagcaagagaagccactgcaatgagaagcctgtgcaccacaacaaagagtagcccctgctctccacagctagagaaagcctgcgcacagcaatgacaacccaacacagacaaaaataaataaattttaaaaaaaaagttaagggatgaaaaaaaattccatacaAATAATACTCAAACGAGACCTAGAGTGGCTAtagtaatatcagataaaatagacttaagTCAAAATTTGTCATAAGAGACAAAGatcataaaatgattaaaaagataaattcaaaAACAAGATATAACTATTGTAAACACAGTTTACACCTAAGAACAAAATCCCAAAATGTATGAAGCAAACATTGACAGAATTGAATGCAGAGACAGCCAGTTCTACAAtagtagttggagacttcaatactctaccttcaataatggatagaacaaccagacagaagatcaataaagaaacagaggACTCAACAACATAAGAACCAACTAGACCTAGCATATATATACAGAATACAccacccaacagcagcagaatatgcGGAGCATTCTCCAGCGTAGACAATGTGTTTGttaggcccagagataaacccacacacttatggtcaactaacctatgacaaaggaggcaaggatatacaatggagaaaagacagtctcttcagtaagtggtgctgggaaaactggacagctacatgtaaaagaatgaaattagaacactccctaacaccatatacaaaaataaactcaaaatggattaaagacctcagtataaggccagacactataaaactcttagaggaaaacataggaagaacactctttgacataaatcacagcaagatcttttttgatccacctcttagagtaatggaaataaaaacaaaaataaacaaatgggacctaatgaaacttcaaagcttttgcacaacaaaggaaaccataaacaagacgaaaagacaaccctcagaaggggagaaaatatttgcaaatgaatcaacggacaaaggattaatctccaaaatatataaacagctcattcagctcaatattaaagaaacaaacaacccaatccaaaaatgggcagaagacctaaatagacatttctccaaagaagacatacagatggccaggaagcacatgaaaagctgctcaacatcactaatcattagagaaatgtaaatcaaaactacaatgaggtatcatctcacaccagttagaatgggcatcatcagaaaatctacaaacaacaaatgctggagagggtgtggagaaaagggaaccctcttgcactgttggtgggaatgtaaattgatacagccactatggagaacaatatggaggttccttaaaaaactaaaaatagaattaccatatgatccagcaatcccactactgggcatatacccagagaaaaccgtaattcaaagagacacatgcaccccaatgttcattgcagcactatttacaatagccaggtcatggaagcaacctaaatgcccatcgacagacgaatggataaagaagacgtggtacatatatacaatggaatattactcagccataaaaaggaacaaaattaagtcatttgttgagacgtggatggctctagagactgtcatacagagtgaagtaagtcgcaaagagaaaaacaaatatcgtatattaatgcatgtatgtggaacctagaaaaattggtacagatgaaccggtttgcagggcagaagttgagacacagatgtagagaacaaacgtatggacaccaaggggggaaaaccgcggtggggtggggatggtggtgtgctgaattgggcgattgggattgacatgtatacactgatgtgtataaaattgatgactgatttaaaaaaaattttttttaaataaaaaatttaaaaaaattaaaaaaaagaaacattttaatgaaataatatcaTATCAATACTTTAATCTGCTTTCTGCCATTCCCTCACTTACTGTAATATGACGTAAACGTTTTACCAGGTAATacatagctttaaaaatattataataaatctAATTCattgaataatgaaaaaaaatctcaacagcattttttgcagaaatggaaaagctcaTCCAAAAATTCACAAGGAACTGCATGGGACCCCAACTTCCTGGTGCTTCGTTATTCAGCCCCTAACTTCAATACTATGAGCTCCTCCACGTCCCTCCAGGGAGCCTCCTTCCCTCATTTACAAACAAAGAGCTCCAACTCACGCAGACCAGCACAGGTGAGTTTCAAGCAACAGACTCAAGGATTGCCGGCTGTTTGGGGTGATTTGCAATTACTTACTGGGTCAAGTTGGGGAAGGCCGAGCGATTTCCTTCACATTGcaggggaggagagcagagaacccagctgtTACCATTGGACAAGTGGGGCTGTGCATTCTCTGAGGGCAAACTCTGGGGTTTGGGTGGAGGCTGCCAtgaagccatttttaagtgtgacCCCGGGATAGACAGTCACTTGTCATGGTCTCAGGTAacctagagcctgggagccacaagtCCAATCTTGACTTTTTCTCCCCCGTACCCAGAAGGAACCTTCCAGACTCTCCCTGACCTTGCTGATGGGGTCCATCAGTGCATGCAGCCAAAGTGTGGAGGTGCCAAGAAAACCCAGCTTGGAAAAGGATTCTTAAAGTTACTAAATTACAATTTTGTAGTCGCATTCCAACCCCACTGTGTCTCTGTCATGAATGTAAGAGCACCAGTTAGCAAAGAGTGGTTTCCCCACAGTTGCCGTGGGGCTAGCTGAGATTATTGGAAGACCCAGAGAACCAGAGATCCATCCAAAATGTCACTCGCCCTACAGTTCTGTAAGCTTTCCTCCCAGCATTGCAAAAGGTTTCCTTTGCAagagtctctctgtctctgtctctctgtctttctctctcctaaCCCCACTCCCTACCTTCCCTACAGTTTTCTTCAGGTAGTGGCCTCAGAGAGGCCATCCTGGAATCACCCAACCTATAATAGCTGGTTGAACAAATGTGCAAGGATAAACCCAGATGGGGATTTAGGATTTGGTGAAGATGACATTTCACCTCAGTGGTTAGATATGGATTATTcggtaaatggtgttgggacaccTGACTAACACTTTGGAGAGAAAATAAAGTTAGATCCCAATGTCATTTCTCACCAAAATACACTCCTGATAGATTAAGATTTTAAAGTCCTAGAAGATGCTGTGAATGAACgttttcataattttataatgggcagggcttttcataggaaaaaaatccagaaagtataATGAAAAAAGTGATCACTTAAACACATTAAAAGCTTTTAAACTTCTACATATAAAAAGACCATGAACAAAAGGTAAAATGAAGGAATGTGGAGGAAATGTATTTTCCAACTATGACAAAGATTTGATATTTCAAACATGTAAAGAGCACTTACCCATCAGTATGAAAAATATGACTGTCCCAAATAGAAAACCGGTAAACAATATGAATGGGCAGTTC encodes:
- the LOC137756489 gene encoding LOW QUALITY PROTEIN: olfactory receptor 1D2-like (The sequence of the model RefSeq protein was modified relative to this genomic sequence to represent the inferred CDS: inserted 2 bases in 1 codon; substituted 1 base at 1 genomic stop codon), which encodes MVRGNLTVTSESLLLGLSEVPEHQPLLFCLFLSRYLVAVAGNLLFALVISSASSLHTPMYFFIATLSCVDTCFTSVTVPKMLLNIQTQSQAIPYAACLTQMCFTILFLELDNVLLAVMVYDRFLAIGHPLHYTTTMSPKFCITSVCVALTVTNIYPLIHTLLMNTLSFCASVRIHHIFCELYALLKXSDIHISELVVYTMGSFLFVTPFLFISISYLRILSAILRCRSSQGKLKAFSTXDPHLAVVALFYRTLFRVYLRPSSSYTAEDSVAMVLYAVVAPMLNPFIYSLRNKDMKGALRHLFSWRRVWSW